A section of the Solitalea canadensis DSM 3403 genome encodes:
- a CDS encoding HD family phosphohydrolase: MLLSCIMVVVLILPKEKRFKYEYEKGKVWMHSDLVSPFNFAIEKTPKEITADKKDAIDAVLPVYKFADRITAIEQEAFKIDFDTKWKAKFQGNNSRSKNFKAGIDLIDEFYKKGIIELNNHYQKKKNADYYLTIVQNNVATNVNSSALYTPSRALDYAKAKLNKANDDIEQGFLLDIIQDHVQPNVIFDENLTQKLERESEESVSLYKGMVQKGELIVAKNDVVTDDVYKKIESLRKEYEQTGLFSGKREIVALGQVIVVGISLSLLIIFLYLFRKDIYNDYRQLSLILIIVTGMLVALSWAIKIELPSIYYIPYCIVPIIIRLLFDARLALNIHILVVLIAGFFVPNGFEFTFFQITAGMTAIYSIQNLLRRSQYLVSAFLILLTYLVCFAGVSFIHEGNFSKVEWIHVAPFVLSVLLSLLAYPMIYLFEKLFGVTSDITLMELSNTNNPLLRELAFKAPGTFQHSMQVANLAEAAIYKIGGNALLVRTGALYHDIGKMRAPNYFIENQKKTGNPHDELTYEESARIIIRHVTDGVEIAQKNRIPDAVIDFIRTHHGNTRVDYFYQSFLKNFPDRIFDEQVFRYPGPIPFSKETGVLMLADSVEAASRTLKDPDARSIDILVEKIINYKLEQQQLINTDITLKDIETIKQIFKQMLMSIYHVRVEYQSAGIKLPEKEALES, translated from the coding sequence ATGTTGCTTTCGTGCATAATGGTGGTGGTGCTGATACTTCCAAAGGAAAAACGTTTTAAATACGAGTATGAAAAAGGTAAGGTTTGGATGCACTCAGATTTGGTTTCGCCTTTCAATTTTGCCATTGAGAAAACACCTAAAGAAATAACTGCTGATAAAAAGGACGCAATAGATGCTGTTTTGCCTGTTTATAAGTTTGCCGACAGGATAACTGCCATTGAGCAGGAGGCTTTTAAGATTGATTTTGACACCAAATGGAAAGCTAAGTTTCAGGGAAATAACAGTCGTTCGAAAAATTTTAAAGCAGGTATTGATTTAATTGATGAATTCTATAAAAAAGGGATCATCGAACTGAATAATCATTATCAAAAGAAGAAAAATGCAGATTATTACCTCACCATTGTACAGAATAATGTAGCAACCAATGTTAATTCATCTGCATTATATACTCCTTCACGCGCATTGGATTATGCGAAGGCCAAGTTAAACAAAGCGAATGATGATATTGAACAGGGCTTCCTGTTGGATATTATACAGGATCATGTGCAACCTAATGTGATCTTCGACGAAAATCTTACCCAAAAATTGGAGCGTGAATCAGAGGAAAGTGTGTCTTTGTATAAAGGGATGGTACAAAAAGGGGAGCTTATTGTTGCGAAAAACGATGTGGTAACGGATGATGTTTATAAGAAGATCGAATCGCTGCGAAAAGAATATGAACAAACCGGTTTGTTTTCCGGAAAAAGAGAGATCGTTGCCTTGGGACAAGTAATTGTAGTAGGTATTTCACTTTCCCTGTTGATCATTTTCCTTTATTTATTCCGTAAAGATATTTACAACGATTACCGTCAGCTTTCGCTGATACTGATCATTGTTACAGGAATGCTTGTAGCTTTATCATGGGCCATAAAAATTGAATTACCAAGCATCTATTATATACCTTATTGTATTGTACCGATTATTATCAGGTTGTTGTTTGATGCGCGCCTTGCATTAAATATTCACATTTTGGTGGTATTAATAGCAGGCTTCTTCGTCCCGAATGGATTTGAGTTTACTTTTTTCCAAATCACTGCAGGTATGACGGCCATTTACAGTATTCAAAACCTGTTACGGAGATCACAATATCTTGTATCAGCTTTCTTAATCTTGTTAACCTACCTGGTTTGTTTTGCTGGGGTTTCATTTATTCATGAGGGGAATTTTTCTAAAGTTGAATGGATACATGTGGCGCCATTTGTGTTGAGCGTACTGCTTTCATTGCTGGCCTATCCAATGATCTATTTGTTTGAAAAGCTATTCGGTGTTACCTCAGATATTACGTTGATGGAGCTTTCGAATACGAACAATCCTTTATTACGCGAATTAGCATTTAAAGCACCTGGAACCTTCCAGCACTCGATGCAGGTGGCTAATCTGGCAGAAGCGGCTATTTATAAGATAGGAGGCAACGCATTGTTAGTGAGGACAGGTGCATTGTATCACGATATTGGTAAAATGCGTGCACCTAACTATTTTATAGAGAACCAGAAAAAAACTGGAAATCCACATGATGAGCTTACTTATGAAGAAAGTGCCCGTATCATTATCCGACATGTTACCGATGGGGTAGAGATAGCCCAAAAGAACCGCATACCCGACGCTGTGATTGATTTTATTCGTACTCACCATGGTAATACAAGAGTCGATTATTTTTATCAGTCGTTTCTTAAGAATTTCCCTGACCGCATTTTTGATGAGCAGGTATTCCGTTATCCCGGTCCGATTCCATTTTCAAAGGAAACCGGAGTGTTGATGCTGGCTGATTCGGTGGAGGCCGCCTCAAGAACACTTAAAGATCCGGATGCCCGCAGTATTGATATATTGGTAGAGAAAATTATTAACTACAAACTGGAGCAACAACAGCTAATAAATACTGATATTACCCTAAAAGATATTGAAACAATTAAGCAAATCTTCAAACAAATGCTCATGAGTATCTATCACGTGAGGGTAGAATACCAGTCGGCAGGCATAAAATTGCCCGAAAAAGAGGCATTAGAATCATAA
- a CDS encoding AI-2E family transporter: MSVISATILRYLQITVLSTLVLYFGKTLFIPLFFGLLIAIILYPVCRWLENKKCTKTFAISISMLILFSASGLLIWILILEARTFQNDLPSLIGKVELLLSDISLWLNENWKVTIDTQNNWLSNFIFNISKNICGCS; the protein is encoded by the coding sequence ATGTCGGTAATATCAGCTACTATATTGCGTTATCTTCAAATAACTGTACTAAGCACTCTTGTACTTTATTTTGGTAAGACCTTATTTATTCCACTTTTTTTTGGCCTCTTAATAGCCATTATTCTTTATCCTGTTTGCAGATGGTTAGAGAATAAAAAGTGTACTAAAACATTTGCAATCAGCATTTCAATGTTGATTTTATTCAGTGCCTCAGGCTTACTCATCTGGATACTGATTTTGGAAGCAAGAACTTTTCAAAATGATCTGCCTTCACTGATCGGGAAGGTCGAACTTTTACTTTCTGATATTAGCCTTTGGCTCAACGAAAATTGGAAAGTAACAATTGATACCCAAAACAACTGGCTTTCAAATTTCATTTTTAATATAAGTAAAAACATTTGTGGGTGCTCTTGA
- the mgtA gene encoding magnesium-translocating P-type ATPase yields the protein MQTTENRFWQFDTNYWLQQLNSSEQGLSQVTADKILLEKGLHPKSKSIFKKDILLFASQFKSPLMLLLIGAVIISAFLGDTSDVFIIFFIVLSTGLLSFFQERNAGKVVEKLQSLISLKATVLRDGLTQEIISTQIVKGDVIILNAGDMLPADCLIMEANELHANESSLTGESYPSRKEACVLDELTVLAKRTNCLWEGTNIVSGHAKALVIQTGGNTIFGSIALSASKTIETTFEKGIKDFGFFLMKITLTLALFILVVNLLNHKGIIESALFALALAVGMAPELLPAITTIAMSAGAKRLLEKKVIVKKLNSIQNLGEVNLLCTDKTGTITEGAIKIAGLIDGLGQESEFVKQLAFWNASLETGYSNPIDKALKQLKLDTIFFSQKIGEVPYDFIRKRLSIAISNEKEKLLISKGAFLQILNICSKIKLSNESVEDISAYRQELEKKFEQFGINGLRAIGICYRNIDTINISKDLETDMIFAGFILMNDPVKSGIEETINELHKLKVGLKIITGDNKNVAESIAINIGIKNPVIMTGKELFNTSPEALKQLVKRTHIFAEVEPQQKERIILALKQTYTVAYMGDGINDVSAISATDVGISVENAVDVAREAADFVLMEKDLMVLVDGIKEGRKTFANTMKYLFISTGSTFGNMCSVAAASLVLPFLPMLPKQILLTNFLTDFPFLTVTTDNVDKEQLEKPGKWNLKLIRNYMIVFGVHSSLFDLVTFLILYYLMKVKESEFQTGWFIESVLSELFIVFIIRTHKNFFKSRPGKYLFIFSTIALILTIGLTYLPFSNDIGLTPLPMINLGAMLLIVAVYIITADLLKVWFFKKYHSA from the coding sequence ATGCAAACAACAGAAAATAGATTTTGGCAATTCGACACCAACTATTGGCTACAGCAATTAAATAGTTCAGAGCAAGGATTATCACAAGTTACAGCCGACAAAATCCTACTTGAAAAAGGACTTCATCCTAAAAGTAAATCAATTTTCAAAAAAGATATTTTACTTTTTGCAAGCCAATTTAAAAGTCCACTTATGCTCTTACTTATTGGAGCAGTTATTATATCGGCATTCCTTGGCGATACATCCGATGTATTTATTATCTTCTTCATTGTTTTATCAACCGGATTGCTCAGTTTTTTTCAAGAAAGAAATGCAGGGAAAGTAGTTGAAAAACTTCAATCCTTAATTTCCTTAAAAGCGACTGTATTGCGAGATGGACTGACACAGGAAATTATATCAACTCAAATAGTGAAGGGCGATGTAATTATTCTAAATGCAGGTGATATGCTGCCAGCCGACTGCCTCATTATGGAAGCGAATGAACTCCATGCCAACGAATCCAGCTTAACAGGTGAATCCTATCCATCAAGAAAAGAAGCATGTGTATTGGATGAACTAACAGTGCTTGCTAAAAGAACAAACTGCCTTTGGGAGGGAACTAATATCGTAAGTGGTCATGCAAAAGCATTGGTCATTCAAACTGGTGGAAACACCATATTTGGGAGCATTGCATTAAGTGCATCAAAAACTATTGAAACCACATTTGAGAAAGGCATAAAAGATTTTGGTTTTTTCCTGATGAAAATCACCTTAACATTAGCCCTATTTATTCTTGTTGTAAATTTATTAAATCATAAAGGTATAATCGAATCAGCACTGTTTGCATTAGCGTTGGCAGTGGGAATGGCTCCTGAATTATTACCAGCCATTACTACTATTGCCATGAGTGCCGGAGCAAAGAGATTATTGGAGAAAAAGGTGATTGTAAAGAAACTGAATTCTATCCAAAACCTTGGAGAAGTAAATTTATTATGCACCGACAAAACAGGCACGATAACAGAAGGAGCTATCAAGATAGCAGGCTTGATAGATGGACTAGGACAAGAAAGCGAATTTGTAAAGCAACTGGCTTTTTGGAATGCTTCTTTAGAAACAGGATATTCCAACCCTATTGATAAAGCGTTAAAACAACTGAAACTCGATACAATTTTTTTTTCACAGAAAATCGGCGAAGTTCCTTATGATTTCATCCGAAAAAGACTGAGCATTGCCATAAGCAATGAAAAAGAGAAATTACTCATCAGCAAAGGAGCTTTTTTACAAATACTAAACATCTGCTCAAAAATTAAATTGAGTAATGAAAGTGTTGAAGATATCTCAGCATACAGACAAGAGCTAGAAAAAAAGTTTGAACAATTTGGCATCAATGGTTTGCGAGCCATTGGCATTTGTTACAGAAATATTGATACAATCAACATATCAAAAGACCTTGAAACAGATATGATTTTTGCCGGTTTTATTCTGATGAATGACCCGGTGAAATCAGGTATTGAAGAAACAATTAACGAACTGCACAAACTCAAAGTTGGTTTAAAAATAATTACAGGCGATAATAAAAATGTAGCCGAATCCATTGCCATTAATATTGGAATTAAAAATCCTGTAATCATGACTGGTAAAGAACTTTTCAATACCAGTCCCGAAGCATTAAAACAACTGGTAAAGAGAACCCATATTTTCGCTGAAGTAGAACCACAACAAAAAGAACGAATCATCTTGGCTCTCAAACAAACTTATACAGTCGCTTATATGGGCGATGGCATCAATGACGTATCAGCAATAAGCGCAACCGATGTAGGAATATCAGTTGAGAATGCTGTAGATGTAGCCAGAGAAGCAGCCGACTTTGTGCTTATGGAAAAAGATTTGATGGTATTGGTCGATGGCATTAAAGAAGGAAGAAAAACCTTTGCCAACACAATGAAATATTTATTCATCAGCACGGGCTCTACTTTTGGTAATATGTGCAGCGTTGCTGCCGCTTCTTTGGTCTTGCCATTTCTACCCATGCTTCCCAAGCAAATACTCTTAACAAATTTTCTTACTGACTTTCCATTCTTGACAGTTACAACAGACAACGTAGATAAAGAACAATTGGAAAAACCAGGTAAATGGAACCTGAAACTCATTCGTAATTATATGATTGTTTTTGGTGTTCATAGTTCATTATTCGACCTTGTTACCTTTTTGATACTTTACTATTTAATGAAGGTTAAAGAATCTGAATTTCAAACCGGTTGGTTTATTGAATCAGTTCTTTCAGAGCTTTTTATTGTTTTCATCATCCGGACACACAAAAACTTTTTCAAAAGCAGACCGGGCAAGTATCTTTTTATTTTTAGCACTATAGCTTTAATACTCACAATCGGGCTTACTTATTTACCCTTTTCAAATGACATTGGTTTGACACCATTGCCAATGATTAATCTGGGAGCCATGTTATTGATTGTTGCAGTATATATCATTACAGCAGACCTATTGAAAGTATGGTTTTTTAAAAAATATCATAGTGCATAA
- a CDS encoding ISAon1 family transposase N-terminal region protein — translation MHDSFQALLHLVIPEGVSDYFKLVDHKTQANSIHIYLEELNSIPLEYQSNRLQSKGFFDEVILQDFPLRGREVFLHVKRRRWLNLDSNKVVFRNWEVVAKGTRITQDFAAFLKAISRYQGT, via the coding sequence ATGCACGATTCCTTTCAAGCCCTTCTTCACTTGGTTATTCCCGAAGGTGTTTCAGATTATTTCAAACTGGTTGACCATAAAACGCAGGCCAACTCCATTCATATTTACCTGGAAGAACTCAATAGTATTCCCCTGGAGTACCAGTCCAACCGGCTGCAATCCAAAGGTTTTTTCGATGAAGTGATTTTACAGGATTTTCCCCTCCGTGGCCGGGAGGTGTTCTTGCACGTGAAGCGTCGCCGATGGCTGAATTTAGATAGCAACAAAGTGGTTTTCCGTAACTGGGAGGTGGTGGCCAAGGGAACGCGAATCACCCAGGATTTTGCCGCTTTTTTAAAAGCTATCAGCCGATACCAAGGCACATAG
- a CDS encoding DUF6443 domain-containing protein, with product MKFKYLVNRFSLLLISILLCFNGFSKTLSGNSKGKAIGYIIGQSEVFDGLVYNYYVSDGASFYFFNVENGEIVANHSSWIEVKWNCGATSGRVTAYDEYYIESACLDVVIGSGLTAGTISGNQTICSGSSPTPFTQTSPSGGDGIYTYQWQSSSNGSTWTNISGATAATYSAPTLTATTYYRRNVTNGCYGTVSSSAIMVTVLQQQTSQDQNYILTHTIRRSGVTDPTLVSGLSVEDVNQQVQYFDGLGRPLQVVTVQGSPKKRDLVQPMEYDAFGRETKTYLPYVSPDCPTSAYRSNALTAGQGVWAHYKLTTQSVDTTSFPFSETMLEASPLNRATEQGAPGKAFRVLKDAIGGSTLLGNTIKTEYGTNTATEAKRWTVTTNGATGTTNYGVGQLHKITLMDENWKIANGQVGKMEEFKDKLGRVVLKRIYNKNPQGTIETLSTYYAYDDFGNLRYVLPPAVTVSSFVETDAQFKDLMYGYHYDGRKRVVEKKIPGKDWEYLVYNKLDQLVLTQDGNQRAAKEWTYTKYDAIGRVTNTGKYVHATVVTQSQMVAAVNAVATLWESRPIGNDYTNVAFPTSGVTQLYTVNYYDDYSFPQASIYPYQTDTLNTKSDMVRGLLTGTKVNVLGSADFLWTVNYYDKDGRVIQQHNQNYVGGKDVINTKYSFVGQPLVVKRVHTGRNGNAVTLINWYEYDHMGRKKRTLQKVNSEQRIILAAYDYNELGQQVAKKLNSRNNGNTYTQTVKYNYNIRGWLTKINDPAAMGTDKFGLTLKYDNGTDPQYNGNISGIDWKGAKVNLLQSYAFSYDKLNRLMNAQSTAGGSYNERIDGYDLMGNIQKLSRRSIVNSVSTVIDSLTYTYSGNRLTAVEDKGTSAAGFVNGKTQPKEYFYDVNGNMTRDYNAGLDTILYNYLNLPTLIKKGAQTIRYVYDAGGLKLRRISGGTIDSLEYDNGIQYSGGSIDFLQTEEGMAYRNGTSPYIYRYNLTDHLGNVRVTVNEDGSVLQEDSYYAFGMRMSLTNNSMPSPQNRYLYNGKEEQDVTNWLDYGARFYDPTLGRWNVVDPLAELSKRNSPYIYGKNNPLRFIDPDGMADKDVFGRNKYDENGIYIPPTDRGSVSEGISQQQQSTEGSSNTSQTNNDREKKKNEKNKEDAPSSSTGEQVEEKVKEITNDVASSFVLLGTTLYSIVGNQIVVVWNEGPHEGLAYNRKYYSRVPYRLVDWKLVPTKNPGTTSSTTENDIELLKSSSNVLLTFIPVKSPFVTEIPFVNKAINKVVDYGTKKAIKVSRDKALEQIK from the coding sequence ATGAAATTCAAATATTTAGTGAATCGTTTTTCATTATTACTTATAAGTATACTGCTTTGTTTTAATGGGTTTTCAAAGACTTTAAGCGGCAATTCAAAAGGAAAGGCTATCGGTTATATTATTGGGCAGAGTGAGGTATTTGACGGGCTTGTTTATAATTATTATGTCTCAGATGGTGCTTCGTTTTATTTTTTCAATGTAGAAAACGGTGAAATCGTTGCAAATCATAGTAGCTGGATAGAGGTAAAGTGGAACTGTGGAGCTACCTCGGGAAGAGTGACAGCATATGATGAGTATTACATCGAGTCTGCCTGTTTAGATGTGGTTATTGGTTCAGGCTTAACAGCAGGAACAATTAGCGGGAACCAAACGATTTGTTCGGGTTCTAGTCCAACACCCTTCACTCAAACATCTCCTTCTGGAGGGGATGGCATTTATACCTATCAGTGGCAGAGTTCGTCGAACGGTAGCACCTGGACAAATATCTCCGGAGCTACTGCGGCAACCTATTCAGCACCGACCCTGACAGCCACAACCTATTATCGCAGAAACGTAACCAACGGTTGTTATGGGACTGTTTCCAGCAGCGCAATCATGGTAACGGTGCTGCAGCAACAAACTTCACAGGATCAGAACTACATCTTAACCCATACTATTCGTAGATCGGGAGTTACCGACCCGACTTTGGTTTCTGGATTATCTGTAGAGGATGTTAACCAACAGGTTCAATACTTTGATGGCCTTGGTCGTCCATTGCAGGTCGTTACAGTACAGGGAAGTCCGAAAAAGCGCGACTTGGTGCAACCGATGGAATATGATGCTTTTGGTAGGGAGACAAAGACGTACCTTCCTTATGTTTCGCCAGATTGTCCCACAAGCGCTTATCGAAGCAATGCCTTAACAGCCGGACAAGGTGTGTGGGCACATTATAAGCTTACCACCCAATCCGTTGATACCACCAGTTTTCCGTTTTCGGAAACCATGCTGGAAGCTTCACCTTTAAACCGAGCGACTGAACAAGGTGCTCCGGGTAAAGCTTTCCGGGTGCTGAAAGATGCAATCGGAGGCAGCACCTTACTAGGTAATACTATAAAGACCGAATACGGCACCAATACAGCCACAGAAGCCAAACGGTGGACGGTTACCACTAATGGTGCTACCGGAACGACTAACTACGGAGTTGGTCAGCTACACAAGATAACGCTGATGGATGAAAATTGGAAAATAGCTAATGGTCAGGTTGGAAAGATGGAAGAGTTCAAGGATAAGCTAGGCAGGGTAGTATTAAAGCGTATCTATAACAAAAATCCGCAGGGAACAATTGAGACATTGTCAACTTATTATGCATATGACGATTTCGGTAACCTTCGCTACGTACTTCCTCCGGCAGTAACGGTAAGCAGCTTTGTCGAAACTGATGCTCAGTTCAAAGATCTGATGTATGGTTACCATTATGATGGTCGTAAGCGGGTAGTAGAGAAGAAGATTCCGGGAAAGGACTGGGAATACCTAGTGTACAACAAACTTGATCAATTGGTACTAACCCAAGATGGCAACCAACGGGCAGCAAAAGAATGGACTTATACTAAGTACGATGCGATAGGCAGGGTTACCAATACAGGTAAGTACGTGCATGCAACCGTAGTAACCCAAAGCCAGATGGTTGCAGCAGTGAATGCCGTCGCCACTTTATGGGAAAGCCGTCCCATCGGAAATGACTATACCAATGTAGCCTTCCCAACCAGTGGCGTAACACAACTGTATACGGTTAATTATTATGATGATTACTCGTTTCCTCAGGCGAGTATCTATCCGTATCAAACTGATACCTTAAACACCAAAAGTGATATGGTTCGCGGCCTGTTAACCGGTACGAAGGTAAATGTATTGGGTAGCGCCGATTTCCTCTGGACGGTGAATTATTACGATAAGGACGGTCGGGTGATCCAGCAACATAACCAGAATTATGTGGGTGGTAAAGATGTGATCAATACCAAGTACAGTTTTGTAGGTCAGCCGCTTGTGGTAAAACGGGTGCATACCGGGCGCAACGGCAATGCTGTTACCCTAATCAACTGGTATGAATACGATCACATGGGCCGTAAGAAACGCACCTTGCAAAAGGTCAACAGCGAACAGCGGATTATCCTTGCGGCCTATGACTACAATGAATTGGGCCAGCAGGTGGCTAAAAAGCTTAATTCCCGTAACAATGGCAATACGTACACGCAGACGGTTAAATACAATTACAACATCCGCGGCTGGCTGACTAAGATCAACGACCCGGCTGCAATGGGAACCGATAAGTTCGGCCTGACTTTAAAGTACGACAACGGAACAGATCCGCAGTACAACGGCAATATCTCGGGGATAGACTGGAAAGGAGCTAAGGTGAACCTGCTACAAAGTTATGCCTTTAGCTATGACAAGCTGAATCGTCTGATGAATGCCCAAAGTACAGCTGGAGGTAGTTATAATGAGCGAATCGATGGTTATGATTTAATGGGAAATATTCAAAAACTGAGCCGCAGGTCTATTGTCAATTCTGTTAGTACAGTGATTGATTCACTGACTTACACCTATAGCGGTAATCGTTTAACAGCAGTAGAGGATAAAGGAACCTCCGCAGCTGGGTTTGTGAACGGTAAAACCCAACCGAAAGAATATTTCTACGATGTTAACGGCAATATGACCCGGGACTATAATGCAGGACTGGATACGATCCTGTATAATTACCTGAATCTGCCAACCCTGATTAAGAAAGGTGCCCAAACGATTCGGTATGTGTATGATGCCGGAGGACTGAAGCTGCGAAGAATATCGGGAGGAACCATTGATTCATTGGAGTATGATAACGGTATCCAATATAGCGGCGGGTCGATTGATTTTCTGCAAACTGAAGAAGGCATGGCTTACCGGAACGGTACGAGTCCATATATCTACCGGTATAATTTGACAGACCACCTGGGTAATGTACGGGTAACGGTCAATGAAGATGGTTCGGTACTTCAAGAAGACAGTTATTATGCTTTCGGTATGCGGATGAGCCTAACAAACAATTCGATGCCATCTCCTCAAAACCGATATCTTTACAATGGGAAGGAAGAACAGGATGTAACCAATTGGCTGGATTATGGTGCTCGCTTCTATGATCCGACTTTAGGCAGGTGGAATGTGGTAGATCCACTGGCAGAATTGTCAAAAAGAAATAGTCCCTATATTTATGGCAAAAATAATCCACTTCGGTTTATAGATCCGGATGGAATGGCTGACAAGGATGTATTTGGAAGAAATAAATATGATGAAAATGGTATATACATCCCGCCTACAGATAGAGGGTCCGTTTCGGAGGGTATTAGCCAACAACAACAATCAACTGAAGGCTCATCAAATACATCTCAAACTAATAATGATAGGGAAAAGAAGAAAAATGAAAAGAATAAAGAAGATGCTCCATCTAGTAGCACAGGCGAGCAAGTAGAAGAAAAAGTAAAGGAAATTACTAATGATGTAGCGAGCTCATTTGTTCTTTTGGGAACCACTTTGTATTCAATAGTTGGAAATCAAATAGTAGTTGTTTGGAACGAAGGGCCCCATGAAGGTTTGGCTTACAATAGAAAATATTATAGTAGAGTCCCTTATAGACTAGTTGATTGGAAACTAGTTCCAACTAAAAATCCTGGAACTACGAGTTCAACAACTGAAAATGATATTGAATTGTTAAAATCATCTTCAAATGTACTTTTAACATTTATACCAGTTAAATCACCTTTTGTAACTGAGATACCTTTTGTAAATAAAGCAATCAATAAAGTTGTAGATTATGGTACAAAAAAAGCAATTAAAGTATCAAGAGATAAAGCATTAGAACAAATTAAATAA
- a CDS encoding AI-2E family transporter yields MGALEELVGKRYKADLHSILEKTIKTYFNYVKGMIVVYIIVGVLNSLGLLLLGIEHAILFGILTAIMTIIPYVGIIVSSLLPISVAWLSTDSLWYPLGVIAVFGFVQYLEANLIFPMVVGAQLNINTWASIIAIIIGGILWGASGMVLSLPLLAILKLLSEHIKDWKALNILLSR; encoded by the coding sequence GTGGGTGCTCTTGAAGAATTGGTTGGGAAAAGATATAAAGCCGACCTTCATTCTATTTTAGAAAAAACGATCAAAACTTATTTCAATTATGTAAAAGGGATGATTGTAGTTTACATTATTGTAGGTGTACTCAATAGTCTTGGCTTGCTATTGCTGGGGATTGAGCATGCTATTCTGTTTGGAATACTAACTGCAATTATGACAATAATACCCTATGTTGGAATTATAGTCAGTTCATTACTACCTATTTCAGTGGCATGGTTAAGTACCGATTCTCTTTGGTATCCTTTAGGAGTAATTGCTGTTTTCGGTTTTGTACAATACCTGGAGGCCAACCTAATCTTCCCTATGGTTGTTGGAGCTCAATTGAATATTAATACCTGGGCGTCAATCATTGCAATTATTATAGGCGGTATTTTATGGGGAGCATCCGGAATGGTTCTGTCACTTCCGCTACTTGCAATTCTGAAATTACTAAGTGAACATATTAAGGACTGGAAAGCTTTGAATATTCTCCTTAGCAGGTAA
- a CDS encoding 1-phosphofructokinase family hexose kinase gives MSSIVTITFSPCIDKSATVSSLVPEKKLQCNDLKLEPGGGGINVSRAIKKLKGEATAIFPSGGYTGKYFNKLLSDESITSVIIEAKCETRENIIINDLSTNQQYRFGMPGSPLSEDEWTACLKALDQFKDLEFIVASGSLPPGVPLDVYAQIAKISKQKKAKLIVDTSGDALNHAVNEGVYLLKPNLGEISALVGKEELDTDMLDDAARQLIKKRKCEIVVVSMGAAGARLITGDIAKTIIPPAVKRKSTVGAGDSMVAGIVLSLSRGMDLLSAVQYGVSCGTAATLNAGTELCRLEDAERLYHQIKFNNF, from the coding sequence ATGTCATCAATTGTAACGATCACCTTTAGTCCCTGCATCGACAAAAGTGCGACTGTAAGTTCCCTTGTACCTGAAAAGAAATTACAATGTAATGATTTGAAACTAGAGCCTGGTGGAGGCGGCATTAATGTGTCGAGAGCAATTAAAAAACTGAAAGGAGAAGCTACAGCAATTTTCCCTTCAGGAGGATATACAGGCAAATACTTTAATAAATTACTATCAGATGAGTCCATCACATCTGTTATAATTGAAGCTAAATGCGAGACCAGAGAAAACATCATCATCAATGATCTTAGTACCAATCAACAATACCGATTTGGAATGCCTGGCTCACCACTTTCTGAAGATGAATGGACCGCTTGCTTAAAGGCTCTAGATCAGTTTAAAGACCTGGAATTTATTGTGGCCAGTGGAAGTCTGCCTCCGGGAGTTCCATTGGATGTATATGCTCAAATCGCAAAAATTTCAAAACAAAAAAAAGCGAAATTAATCGTAGATACATCCGGCGATGCATTAAATCACGCTGTTAATGAAGGAGTTTATCTTTTAAAACCCAATCTGGGCGAAATAAGTGCTTTAGTGGGCAAGGAAGAGTTAGATACTGATATGCTGGATGATGCAGCTAGGCAACTAATAAAAAAAAGAAAATGCGAAATTGTTGTAGTGTCAATGGGAGCTGCCGGAGCTAGATTGATAACGGGAGATATAGCAAAAACGATTATTCCTCCTGCGGTTAAGCGAAAAAGTACTGTAGGTGCCGGTGACAGTATGGTTGCGGGAATCGTACTGAGTTTATCAAGAGGAATGGATCTTTTGTCAGCAGTACAATATGGCGTTTCCTGCGGAACTGCTGCCACTTTAAATGCAGGAACTGAATTATGCAGGCTTGAAGATGCAGAGAGACTTTATCATCAAATTAAATTTAATAATTTCTGA